The following proteins are co-located in the Rattus norvegicus strain BN/NHsdMcwi chromosome 19, GRCr8, whole genome shotgun sequence genome:
- the Gpt2 gene encoding alanine aminotransferase 2 isoform X1: MQRAAVLVRRGSCPRASGPWGRSHSSAAAEASAALKVRPERSPRDRILTLESMNPQVKAVEYAVRGPIVLKAGEIEMELQRGIKKPFTEVIRANIGDAHAMGQQPITFLRQVMALCTYPNLLNSPSFPEDAKKRARRILQACGGNSLGSYSASQGVNCIREDVAAFITRRDGVPADPDNIYLTTGASDGISTILKLLVSGGGKSRTGVMIPIPQYPLYSAVISELDAIQVNYYLDEDNCWALNVDELRRALRQAKDHCDPKVLCIINPGNPTGQVQSRKCIEDVIHFAWEEKLFLLADEVYQDNVYSPDCRFHSFKKVLYQMGPEYSSNVELASFHSTSKGYMGECGYRGGYMEVINLHPEIKGQLVKLLSVRLCPPVSGQAAMDIVVNPPVPGEESFEQFTREKESVLGNLAKKAKLTEDLFNQVPGIQCNPLQGAMYAFPRILIPAKAVEAAQSHKMAPDMFYCMKLLEETGICVVPGSGFGQREGTYHFRMTILPPVEKLKTVLHKVKDFHLKFLEKYS, from the exons ATGCAGCGGGCAGCGGTGCTGGTGCGGCGGGGCTCCTGCCCCCGCGCCTCGGGCCCCTGGGGCCGTAGTCACAGCAGCGCTGCAGCCGAAGCCTCGGCGGCGCTCAAGGTGCGACCAGAGCGTAGCCCTCGAGACCGCATCCTCACCCTGGAGTCCATGAACCCGCAGGTGAAGGCCGTGGAGTACGCTGTGCGGGGACCCATCGTGCTCAAGGCCGGCGAGATCGAGATGGAGCTGCAGCGG GGTATCAAAAAACCATTCACTGAGGTAATCCGAGCCAACATTGGGGATGCCCATGCTATGGGCCAGCAGCCAATCACCTTCCTTCGTCAG GTGATGGCTCTCTGCACCTACCCGAACCTGCTAAACAGCCCCAGCTTCCCGGAAGATGCTAAGAAGCGAGCGCGGCGGATCCTGCAGGCTTGCGGTGGAAACAGCCTGG GGTCTTACAGTGCGAGCCAGGGCGTTAACTGTATCCGAGAGGACGTGGCAGCCTTTATCACCAGGAGAGATGGTGTACCTGCAGACCCAGACAACATTTACCTGACTACTGGAGCGAGCGACGGTATTTCT ACGATCCTGAAGCTCCTGGTCTCCGGCGGTGGCAAGTCACGGACCGGGGTGATGATCCCCATCCCACAGTACCCCTTGTACTCCGCGGTCATCTCCGAGCTCGACGCCATCCAGGTGAACTACTATCTGGATGAGGACAACTGCTGGGCTTTGAACGTGGACGAGCTCCGGCGGGCACTGCGGCAAGCTAAAGACCACTGTGACCCTAAAGTTCTCTGCATCATCAACCCCGGAAACCCCACAG GCCAGGTACAAAGCAGAAAGTGCATAGAAGATGTGATTCACTTTGCCTGGGAAGAGAAGCTTTTTCTCCTGGCTGACGAG GTATACCAGGACAACGTGTACTCTCCGGACTGCAGATTCCACTCCTTTAAGAAAGTGCTTTACCAGATGGGGCCTGAGTACTCGAGTAATGTGGAGCTTGCCTCCTTCCACTCCACCTCCAAGGGCTACATGGGCGA ATGCGGCTACAGAGGAGGCTACATGGAGGTGATCAATTTGCACCCCGAGATCAAAGGCCAGCTGGTTAAGCTCCTCTCGGTCCGCCTCTGTCCGCCAGTGTCTGGACAGGCCGCGATGGACATTGTTGTGAATCCACCGGTGCCAGGAGAGGAGTCCTTTGAGCAATTCACCAGG GAAAAAGAATCCGTCCTTGGTAATCTGGCCAAAAAAGCAAAGCTGACAGAAGATCTGTTTAACCAAGTCCCGGGGATCCAGTGCAACCCCTTGCAAGGAGCCATGTATGCATTCCCTCGGATTCTCATCCCTGCCAAGGCCGTGGAGGCAGCTCAG TCCCATAAAATGGCTCCAGATATGTTTTACTGCATGAAACTCCTGGAAGAAACTGGCATCTGTGTCGTGCCTGGCAGTGGCTTTGGACAGCGAGAAGGCACCTACCACTTCAG AATGACAATTCTCCCTCCAGTGGAGAAACTGAAGACAGTACTCCACAAGGTGAAAGATTTTCACCTGAAGTTCCTGGAGAAGTACTCATGA